From the Sphingomonas aliaeris genome, one window contains:
- the terL gene encoding phage terminase large subunit — protein sequence MKPLAHLSPLARRKFAEEVKRRSLGHFHAEAFRMLHGGEDITPGDHIDAMVHCLEQLASGEIRKLIITLPPRHGKSELVSGAFPAWVLGNDPNSKLTIVSYGSDLSNSLFNNVRTIVKDDRYRQLFPRVSIRKGQDRSDHFVTAGGGEVRATSKAGAMTGLGTHFLIVDDFHKANESMSAVERDNAIETFRTTFFNRFDNLNDSRIVIVMQRIHDNDLVGWALRTPGWHHLNLPAYAVEDEAIPIPRGRVWQRRKGDVLAPFLISGDELERKRAEMGERAFGAQFQQDPTIAEGALIDWNWFGQYGERPQRSFFHKIVQSWDPATSDRITSDYSAGMTWGYRDGEWYLLDIIRAQMPFNELTDRVIAWHRQWKADALVIEGASIGISLYQMAKRRSCRALSGRLPLRGSKEDRLAKATVKLQSGDFLLPETAPWLDALRKELLGFPDATNDDQVDALSQFVDFAFYAEDWVKAERDSSGRRMNVTRRAKRPRSYHGDGSFSG from the coding sequence GTGAAACCGCTCGCCCACTTGTCGCCGCTGGCGCGGCGCAAATTCGCCGAAGAGGTCAAGCGTCGCTCGCTTGGTCACTTCCACGCCGAGGCCTTCCGGATGCTACACGGCGGAGAGGATATCACTCCAGGCGATCACATCGATGCCATGGTGCATTGTCTGGAACAGCTTGCCTCCGGCGAGATCAGGAAGCTCATCATCACGCTGCCGCCGCGACATGGCAAATCTGAGCTCGTGTCCGGGGCGTTCCCGGCGTGGGTGCTTGGAAACGACCCGAACTCCAAGCTGACCATCGTGAGTTATGGCTCAGATTTGTCGAACAGCCTTTTCAACAATGTGCGGACCATCGTCAAAGACGACCGGTACCGGCAGCTCTTCCCACGTGTTTCAATCCGTAAGGGCCAGGACCGCTCCGACCATTTCGTCACGGCAGGCGGCGGCGAGGTTCGGGCGACATCCAAAGCGGGTGCCATGACCGGCTTGGGAACTCATTTTCTTATCGTCGACGACTTCCACAAGGCTAATGAAAGCATGTCAGCGGTCGAACGGGATAATGCGATTGAAACGTTCCGCACGACCTTCTTCAACCGCTTCGATAATCTGAACGACAGCCGCATCGTTATCGTTATGCAGCGGATACACGATAATGATCTGGTCGGATGGGCACTTCGCACACCGGGCTGGCATCATCTTAATCTACCTGCGTATGCGGTCGAAGACGAAGCCATTCCAATCCCGCGTGGCCGGGTCTGGCAACGTCGTAAGGGCGACGTGCTTGCGCCCTTTCTCATCTCTGGAGACGAGCTGGAGCGCAAGCGCGCCGAGATGGGTGAACGCGCATTCGGGGCGCAGTTTCAGCAAGATCCGACGATCGCTGAAGGCGCGCTGATCGATTGGAACTGGTTCGGCCAATATGGTGAGCGTCCTCAACGCAGCTTTTTTCACAAGATCGTACAAAGCTGGGATCCGGCGACCAGTGACCGGATCACTTCAGATTATTCTGCAGGGATGACCTGGGGCTACCGCGACGGCGAGTGGTATCTGCTCGATATCATACGCGCACAGATGCCGTTCAATGAACTCACGGACCGGGTCATCGCATGGCATAGGCAGTGGAAGGCGGACGCTCTTGTGATTGAGGGCGCTTCGATCGGGATCTCGCTGTACCAGATGGCCAAAAGGCGCAGCTGCCGGGCATTATCAGGGCGCCTGCCCCTAAGGGGGAGCAAGGAGGACCGACTGGCCAAGGCGACGGTCAAGCTTCAGTCGGGAGATTTTCTGCTGCCTGAGACTGCCCCCTGGCTCGACGCGCTCCGCAAGGAGCTTCTTGGTTTTCCCGACGCGACCAATGACGACCAGGTCGATGCGCTGAGCCAGTTTGTCGATTTTGCTTTCTATGCCGAAGATTGGGTAAAGGCAGAACGGGATAGCTCCGGCAGGCGGATGAACGTCACTCGCAGGGCCAAGCGACCACGTTCCTATCACGGTGACGGTTCTTTCTCCGGATGA
- a CDS encoding helix-turn-helix domain-containing protein — MEENKPLRYPVSVSATARGRRRRAGSIPDQVQRRQHGGLEVDPYRNIVFPNRIREQRLKAGFFKLFGLASQIPNLPYIRLSKLERGEVFARPEELQRVGAALGIDPRDLLLDVEDRSFDISSWAEPFGEGAIADSIEELQMASLLAAAVRAKRMADERLTAATMATDYGIPPVILSRLENALKGLGRWNSETINNLCRLFGVNDLTELKVLLNNQHESGFLGPFLAELPTAASRQARTRQRVSVLREALDRLPTSEDQPAQSGVDPDRAHRKLSVFGSPLADGLIAMTPAGLEIDAPSYAGARAFALRIGRATLGGGLPGQATVIVDPDRFPQAGGLALVEEPEGYRVFAVAIGKDGRMTGYSTCPTKEALLDDFPTGRVAAIVGAIFV; from the coding sequence ATGGAAGAAAACAAGCCTCTGAGGTACCCGGTTTCCGTTTCTGCGACCGCAAGGGGGCGGCGGCGGAGAGCGGGTTCCATTCCGGATCAGGTTCAACGTCGCCAACACGGTGGCCTTGAAGTCGATCCATATCGAAATATCGTTTTTCCTAATCGTATCCGGGAACAGCGACTTAAGGCCGGTTTCTTCAAGCTTTTCGGATTGGCCTCTCAAATACCTAACCTGCCCTACATCAGGCTATCGAAGCTCGAGCGCGGAGAGGTTTTCGCGCGACCGGAGGAGTTGCAGCGGGTTGGCGCTGCCCTTGGGATTGATCCTCGTGATCTGCTTCTCGATGTTGAGGATCGCTCTTTCGACATTTCGAGTTGGGCGGAGCCGTTCGGCGAGGGAGCGATCGCCGACAGTATCGAGGAGTTGCAAATGGCGAGCCTTCTCGCGGCTGCGGTGCGTGCGAAACGCATGGCTGATGAACGCCTGACCGCGGCGACGATGGCCACGGATTACGGTATTCCGCCCGTCATACTCTCCCGGTTAGAGAATGCGCTAAAAGGCTTAGGCCGCTGGAATAGTGAAACCATAAACAACCTGTGCCGCCTGTTCGGCGTGAACGATCTGACCGAACTTAAAGTCCTCCTCAATAACCAGCACGAATCCGGCTTCCTTGGGCCGTTTCTAGCCGAGTTGCCGACCGCGGCGAGCAGGCAAGCCCGAACTCGCCAACGTGTTTCCGTGTTGAGAGAGGCGTTGGATCGTCTGCCGACTTCCGAAGATCAGCCCGCACAATCTGGGGTCGATCCTGATCGGGCTCACCGTAAACTTTCCGTCTTTGGCTCTCCTCTGGCTGATGGCCTGATCGCAATGACACCGGCAGGCCTTGAGATTGACGCACCGTCGTATGCGGGCGCGCGTGCTTTCGCGCTACGGATCGGGCGCGCGACCTTGGGTGGTGGGTTACCCGGTCAAGCTACCGTTATCGTAGATCCTGATCGGTTTCCGCAGGCGGGAGGTTTAGCGCTAGTCGAAGAACCCGAAGGTTATCGTGTTTTCGCCGTGGCAATCGGTAAGGATGGAAGAATGACGGGTTATTCTACGTGCCCAACCAAAGAGGCGCTGTTGGATGACTTCCCAACTGGGCGTGTAGCTGCGATCGTTGGAGCGATCTTCGTGTGA
- a CDS encoding tyrosine-type recombinase/integrase → MGHSPLDPGFAERRPWNEGHLIGAKRALKQQQVWATRFWLDQHRRLRDRALFDFAIDSKLRGCDIVKVRIGDVVSGARVRDRAIIVQQKTNRPVQFELMDTARKSIRAWLERRGGTLRDYIFPSRNDYMSHLSTRQYARLVREWVVAIGLQPQDYGTHSLRRTKASIIYKATGNLRAVQILLGHAKIDSTVRYLGVDVEDALELAERTEV, encoded by the coding sequence ATGGGGCACTCGCCGCTTGATCCTGGATTTGCCGAACGCCGCCCTTGGAATGAAGGACACCTGATCGGTGCTAAGCGTGCCCTGAAACAGCAGCAGGTCTGGGCAACACGCTTCTGGTTGGACCAGCACCGGCGATTACGCGACCGGGCGCTTTTCGACTTCGCGATCGACAGCAAGTTACGCGGTTGCGACATCGTCAAAGTTCGGATCGGCGATGTAGTATCGGGCGCACGCGTTCGCGACCGAGCGATCATAGTGCAGCAGAAGACCAATCGGCCGGTTCAATTTGAGTTGATGGACACGGCTCGAAAGAGCATACGCGCGTGGCTGGAGCGGCGCGGCGGTACGCTAAGAGACTACATTTTCCCAAGTCGAAACGATTATATGAGTCATTTGAGCACGCGCCAATATGCCCGCCTTGTTCGGGAATGGGTAGTTGCTATCGGTCTCCAGCCGCAGGATTACGGTACCCACTCTCTAAGACGAACAAAAGCGTCGATCATTTACAAGGCGACCGGCAATCTGAGGGCGGTCCAGATATTGCTCGGCCACGCCAAAATCGACAGCACGGTACGTTACCTTGGGGTGGATGTTGAGGATGCGCTAGAACTGGCAGAACGAACCGAGGTCTGA
- a CDS encoding recombinase family protein, translated as MQSICRNTLVSAYSYLRFSSPDQRAGDSIRRQTSLAIAYAEEFGLKLDEHLTYRDFGISGFRGENASSGRLGDFLTAVSAGLVPVGSVLLVENLDRLSRDSALHAQNLLTQIVLAGVSVVTLSDRRTYSVEELRRDPMGLIFALINFIRANEESELKSSRAKANWVAKRSTALAKPLTAKCPVWLMLDKGSGKFVEVHDRVQAVRRIFNLVDEGKTFTAIAETLNREKAPTPQANIAWTRHAVSTIVGFSAVVGTYVPHYQAFENGRSVRRPLKPIPNYYPSIVTDEQFARAQACRMAAYTSGRSTVGYLLQNLAKCAICNQWMKIVRRAENGPSMVCAAAVAGMADHYKEFPYLPIDAILRQTLPEILSSFSYESARYGTSTRLITAQNGVDRARRAIKDRGQSSRGIEAMDHARSTLVAAEEEMRDAAENYESRPSVAAIRQVSTALECLADGVLTVRSALLVNRALVTMFSDAKITGTPAILEMREVGGFVHQLPIHSAPKLT; from the coding sequence ATGCAGTCGATATGTCGTAATACTCTCGTAAGTGCGTATTCCTACCTCCGGTTCAGCAGTCCAGATCAGCGTGCCGGCGATAGCATCCGACGGCAGACATCTCTCGCAATAGCTTACGCTGAGGAATTTGGCTTAAAACTTGATGAGCATTTGACCTATCGAGATTTCGGCATTTCCGGTTTTAGAGGTGAAAATGCCTCCTCTGGCCGCCTAGGCGACTTCTTAACCGCCGTCTCGGCAGGCCTAGTGCCTGTGGGCAGCGTTCTTTTGGTCGAAAACCTAGACCGCTTGAGTCGCGATAGCGCGCTGCACGCCCAAAACCTTCTTACTCAAATCGTTCTCGCTGGCGTGTCAGTAGTGACGCTATCAGATCGAAGGACGTACTCGGTTGAAGAGTTACGCCGAGATCCGATGGGCCTCATATTCGCGTTGATAAATTTCATCCGCGCCAACGAGGAGAGCGAACTTAAATCGTCTAGGGCCAAAGCAAATTGGGTCGCCAAACGGTCGACTGCCTTGGCAAAGCCGCTGACGGCGAAGTGCCCTGTCTGGCTCATGCTGGACAAAGGTAGCGGAAAGTTCGTTGAGGTTCATGATCGTGTCCAGGCCGTTCGAAGGATTTTCAACCTCGTTGACGAAGGCAAAACTTTCACCGCCATTGCCGAAACGTTGAACAGGGAAAAAGCACCTACGCCGCAGGCGAACATCGCTTGGACGCGTCATGCAGTAAGTACGATTGTGGGTTTCAGCGCCGTGGTCGGGACATACGTTCCCCACTACCAGGCTTTTGAGAACGGCCGCTCCGTAAGGCGCCCCTTGAAGCCAATTCCGAACTATTACCCGTCGATTGTAACTGACGAGCAGTTCGCGCGAGCCCAGGCATGCAGAATGGCAGCATATACGAGTGGTCGGAGCACCGTTGGGTACCTCCTTCAGAATCTGGCTAAGTGCGCGATTTGCAATCAGTGGATGAAAATTGTTCGCCGTGCGGAGAATGGACCGAGCATGGTATGTGCTGCGGCGGTAGCCGGCATGGCGGACCACTACAAAGAGTTTCCCTATTTACCAATCGACGCAATCTTGCGGCAAACTCTTCCGGAGATACTGAGCAGTTTTTCGTATGAAAGCGCGCGCTATGGAACAAGTACTAGGCTGATAACGGCTCAAAATGGCGTCGATCGGGCCCGGCGCGCGATCAAGGATCGTGGTCAATCCTCCCGTGGAATAGAGGCGATGGACCACGCTAGGTCGACACTTGTCGCTGCAGAGGAAGAGATGCGCGACGCAGCCGAAAATTACGAAAGCCGCCCATCCGTCGCGGCAATCCGGCAGGTGTCGACCGCGCTGGAATGCCTAGCCGATGGTGTGCTTACCGTAAGAAGCGCCCTCCTAGTGAACCGTGCGCTTGTGACGATGTTCTCGGACGCGAAAATTACCGGAACGCCAGCGATCCTCGAAATGCGCGAGGTAGGAGGGTTCGTTCATCAATTACCGATTCACAGTGCGCCGAAACTCACCTGA
- a CDS encoding DUF2779 domain-containing protein: MIDGANGMTFAAEATCKALLANERRPLFEATFIHEGVVVRVDLLIPDGAGWHVVEVKSTTRVKPYHCADLATQLWVMRGCGVPVTKASIRVIDTSFVLTEAGNYHGLFTDEQAGDEVAEILASRADVVAAANATLDGPEPALSVGAHCSDPFQCSFETYCRRDLPQSPTWPVSLLPGVGGKALARTMISEGVDDLLLVDAERTAHPLLERVRAATFSGDAYHDAEGVRRDTDCWSYPRTFLDFETIAPAIPRWLGTSPYQQVPFQFSAHIDRGDGELEHRKFLSIDGDDPRHACAEALATLPTAGAVVAWNASFERTCLLKLAAVSPLYESVLRSLADRLVDLLPVARRHYYHRDMRGSWSIKAVLPTLAPELDYGSLTGAQSGVEAQESYLEAIDGKTSLDRRQEIRRGLLDYCRLDTLAMVIALERLQGPASQVLPSQGLPDR; this comes from the coding sequence ATGATCGACGGCGCAAATGGGATGACGTTCGCTGCGGAGGCAACTTGCAAGGCGCTCCTTGCAAACGAACGCCGGCCGCTGTTCGAGGCAACGTTCATCCACGAAGGTGTCGTCGTTCGCGTCGACCTGCTTATTCCAGATGGCGCGGGATGGCACGTGGTCGAGGTCAAAAGCACGACGAGGGTAAAGCCTTACCATTGTGCTGATTTAGCAACGCAACTTTGGGTCATGCGTGGGTGCGGCGTCCCGGTGACAAAAGCTTCGATACGGGTGATCGATACGAGCTTTGTTTTGACTGAAGCGGGTAATTACCACGGGCTATTTACCGACGAGCAGGCCGGGGACGAGGTCGCCGAGATCCTCGCTAGCCGCGCCGACGTTGTCGCCGCGGCGAATGCAACCCTGGATGGACCCGAGCCCGCGCTCTCCGTTGGCGCGCACTGCAGCGATCCGTTTCAGTGTTCATTCGAGACGTATTGTCGCCGCGACCTACCGCAATCACCGACGTGGCCAGTTAGCCTTTTGCCCGGGGTCGGAGGTAAAGCGCTCGCCCGCACGATGATAAGCGAGGGCGTCGATGATCTGCTTCTCGTCGATGCTGAACGGACCGCCCATCCGCTCCTCGAACGGGTTCGCGCGGCAACCTTTAGTGGCGACGCTTACCACGATGCCGAAGGCGTGCGTCGTGATACCGACTGCTGGTCGTACCCGAGAACGTTTCTGGATTTCGAGACAATCGCACCGGCCATTCCCCGATGGCTTGGCACGAGCCCGTACCAGCAGGTTCCATTCCAGTTTTCCGCTCACATCGACCGGGGCGATGGCGAGCTGGAGCATCGCAAGTTCCTGTCGATTGACGGCGACGATCCAAGGCATGCCTGTGCCGAAGCGCTGGCGACCTTGCCAACGGCAGGTGCGGTGGTCGCCTGGAACGCAAGCTTCGAACGAACCTGCCTGCTAAAGCTTGCAGCCGTTTCCCCGCTCTATGAAAGCGTGCTTCGCTCGCTCGCGGACCGGCTTGTCGATCTGTTGCCGGTTGCGCGAAGACACTATTATCACCGCGACATGCGAGGCAGCTGGTCGATTAAAGCCGTGCTTCCCACACTAGCCCCGGAACTCGACTATGGATCACTTACCGGTGCTCAATCCGGCGTTGAGGCTCAGGAGAGCTATCTCGAAGCGATCGATGGGAAAACCTCTCTTGACCGGCGGCAGGAGATACGGCGCGGTCTGCTCGACTATTGCAGGCTCGACACCCTTGCGATGGTCATCGCGCTCGAACGTCTGCAGGGGCCAGCCTCGCAGGTGCTTCCCTCTCAGGGATTGCCGGATCGCTGA
- a CDS encoding aldo/keto reductase, which yields MNLDTYRPLGRSGLLVSPLALGTMTFGTPRWGLDESGSRAVFDRYTELGGNFIDTADVYAGGRSEEMVGTFVATQQSRDRLVLATKSGFATGRGYHAGGNGARHILASVEGSLRRLRTDFIDLYWVHVWDGVTPADELLRTMTALVATGKIRYWGISNTPAWFVAEVATLARVQGDPAPIGLQYFYSLVDRGVEAEHLPLARSAGMGLVPWSPLAYGLLTGKYDRATVEAGPKRAGGVPNQAGQDDTARPVHDKRLDGDNPFGDTLFTERNWRILDVLKRVAAAIDETPARVALSWVAGRLGVASTLMGVSRAEQVTDNVAALSLTLSPEHLAALDAVSGNAMPFLYGLFAPAMRNQVVFGGGDVRS from the coding sequence ATGAACCTCGACACCTATCGCCCGCTCGGCCGTTCCGGTCTTCTCGTCAGCCCGCTGGCGCTCGGCACGATGACCTTCGGCACCCCGCGATGGGGGCTGGACGAGAGCGGCAGCCGCGCAGTGTTCGATCGATATACGGAACTCGGCGGCAATTTCATCGACACCGCCGACGTCTATGCGGGCGGCCGATCGGAGGAGATGGTCGGCACGTTCGTCGCGACGCAGCAGTCGCGCGACAGGCTGGTCCTCGCGACGAAATCAGGGTTTGCGACCGGCCGCGGCTATCACGCAGGCGGCAATGGCGCGCGCCACATATTGGCGTCCGTCGAGGGATCGCTTCGCCGGCTCCGCACGGACTTTATCGACCTGTACTGGGTGCATGTCTGGGACGGCGTCACACCGGCCGATGAACTGTTGCGGACGATGACCGCCCTCGTCGCGACGGGAAAGATACGCTATTGGGGCATCTCGAACACCCCCGCCTGGTTCGTCGCCGAAGTCGCGACGCTGGCACGGGTACAGGGCGATCCGGCACCGATCGGCTTGCAATATTTCTACTCGCTGGTCGACCGCGGCGTCGAGGCCGAGCATTTACCGCTCGCCCGATCGGCCGGCATGGGTCTCGTGCCGTGGAGCCCCCTCGCTTACGGGCTGCTCACCGGCAAATACGACCGTGCGACCGTCGAAGCGGGCCCGAAGCGTGCCGGCGGCGTTCCCAATCAGGCCGGGCAGGACGACACGGCGCGGCCCGTCCACGACAAGCGGCTCGATGGCGACAATCCGTTCGGCGACACGCTGTTCACCGAGCGCAACTGGCGGATCCTCGACGTCCTGAAGCGCGTCGCTGCAGCGATCGACGAGACGCCGGCGCGCGTCGCTTTGTCCTGGGTGGCCGGGCGGCTAGGAGTCGCATCGACACTGATGGGCGTGAGCCGGGCGGAGCAGGTAACCGACAATGTCGCCGCGCTCAGCCTCACTCTCTCCCCGGAGCATCTTGCCGCGCTCGACGCGGTGAGCGGTAACGCTATGCCGTTTCTTTACGGGCTGTTCGCGCCTGCCATGCGCAACCAGGTCGTTTTCGGCGGCGGGGATGTGCGAAGCTGA
- a CDS encoding LysR family transcriptional regulator, with the protein MDRDLWSGLAVFETIVEAGSFARAATRLGLSASALSHKMRSLETKLGVRLLDRTTRSLAPTPAGEELLARLRPAIASVASALTDLDNARERPAGRIRVSAHRVAAIYAILPRLAEFARAYPDIAVELVVDDGFVDIVADRFDCGVRHAQTLQADMISVRISAPVPLVFVAAPTYLADHPAPADPDDIVAHRCLCYRYTSSGVVHRWEFERDGRTVERSVRGDFITNDIDVMRDAAVAGLGVTCLPLPHAELQLADGALVEVLAGWAPTLPPNHLYYPSRRQPTAAFQAFVRAMRV; encoded by the coding sequence ATGGATCGTGATCTGTGGTCCGGTCTCGCGGTGTTCGAAACGATCGTCGAAGCCGGCAGCTTCGCGCGCGCGGCGACGCGTCTTGGTCTGTCCGCCTCCGCCCTGAGCCATAAGATGCGATCGCTGGAGACGAAACTGGGTGTTCGGTTGCTCGATCGTACCACCCGCTCGCTGGCGCCGACCCCCGCCGGCGAGGAACTGCTGGCGCGGTTGAGGCCGGCGATCGCATCCGTCGCGAGCGCGCTGACCGACCTGGACAATGCCCGCGAACGGCCGGCAGGGCGTATCCGGGTCAGTGCGCACCGGGTTGCAGCCATCTACGCAATCCTGCCGCGTCTGGCCGAATTTGCGCGCGCCTATCCCGACATCGCCGTCGAACTGGTGGTCGACGACGGGTTCGTCGATATCGTCGCCGACCGCTTCGATTGCGGGGTCCGGCACGCCCAGACGCTGCAGGCCGACATGATATCGGTGCGCATCAGTGCGCCGGTGCCGCTGGTCTTCGTCGCAGCCCCAACCTACCTCGCCGATCATCCCGCCCCCGCCGATCCCGACGATATCGTCGCGCATCGTTGTCTGTGTTACCGGTACACCTCATCCGGTGTCGTACACCGCTGGGAATTCGAGCGGGATGGCCGGACGGTGGAAAGGTCGGTCCGAGGCGACTTCATCACCAACGATATCGACGTGATGCGCGACGCCGCAGTGGCAGGGTTGGGGGTGACGTGCCTGCCGTTACCACATGCCGAGCTGCAACTAGCCGATGGGGCGCTGGTTGAAGTGCTGGCCGGATGGGCACCCACACTGCCACCGAACCACCTTTACTATCCGAGCCGACGTCAACCGACTGCCGCCTTCCAAGCCTTTGTGAGGGCCATGCGCGTATGA
- a CDS encoding PDDEXK family nuclease produces the protein MTLVLIENDAAQVVRRVPQGEARREATLRDMIADHPEMLPVHDLDPSYGRLITVTKELSIPGVGFVDVLLMDEHGRLVVVECKLWRNPQARREVVGQILDYAREISRFGYEDLQRQVSIATKRQGNVLHALASEAGGTLGEAEFVDRVSRDLAAGRFLLLIVGDGIAEGTRRIGEYLRDQPGLAFSFALIEMAEYRHTDTAGAEHLIVHPRVLAQTATIERWVIRSEIPGSAIESATPSSPSIDRTDAVPRNTTKAVTRWQAFMAAFTAETVFDDPGQPPPRWGGTGWLKVPLPHGLYVNVYRSSTQGTIGTYVRFDGAEGQKLWAAILHDRETIDGEFKAQDLGAPNWVEGDAPGIGLSIPSPDPWDDRTEVEQRRWMSKAANQMVNSLRPRLQQLGRDIAA, from the coding sequence ATGACGCTGGTACTAATCGAGAATGACGCGGCGCAGGTGGTAAGACGCGTGCCGCAGGGCGAAGCACGGCGAGAAGCCACGCTTCGTGATATGATCGCAGACCATCCCGAAATGCTGCCGGTCCATGACCTCGACCCGAGCTATGGTCGGCTCATCACGGTGACGAAGGAGCTGTCGATCCCCGGCGTCGGCTTTGTCGACGTCCTGCTGATGGACGAACACGGCCGACTGGTTGTTGTGGAATGCAAGCTCTGGCGTAACCCACAGGCACGACGCGAGGTCGTTGGACAGATCCTGGACTATGCTCGTGAGATCAGCAGGTTTGGGTATGAGGATCTGCAACGGCAGGTGTCGATTGCAACCAAACGCCAGGGCAACGTGCTTCATGCGTTGGCGAGCGAGGCTGGCGGAACGCTCGGCGAGGCAGAGTTCGTCGACCGCGTATCCCGCGATTTGGCCGCGGGCAGGTTCTTGCTGCTGATCGTCGGAGACGGGATCGCAGAGGGGACGAGGAGGATCGGCGAATATCTGCGTGATCAGCCGGGCCTGGCGTTCAGCTTCGCGCTCATTGAGATGGCGGAATACCGCCACACCGATACGGCTGGAGCAGAGCATCTGATCGTGCATCCTCGCGTCTTGGCACAGACCGCGACGATCGAACGCTGGGTCATCCGATCCGAGATCCCCGGGTCGGCGATCGAGTCTGCGACCCCGAGTTCCCCGAGCATCGATCGTACCGATGCAGTACCGCGCAACACGACCAAGGCGGTCACACGCTGGCAAGCGTTTATGGCTGCATTTACGGCCGAGACAGTGTTTGATGACCCGGGCCAACCCCCGCCCCGTTGGGGCGGCACAGGGTGGCTGAAGGTACCGTTACCGCACGGACTCTACGTAAATGTATATCGCAGCAGCACTCAAGGCACGATCGGGACGTACGTGCGATTTGATGGGGCCGAAGGTCAGAAGCTTTGGGCTGCGATACTCCATGACCGCGAGACAATCGACGGAGAGTTCAAAGCCCAAGATTTGGGCGCACCGAATTGGGTCGAGGGTGACGCACCCGGCATTGGCCTGTCGATACCGTCACCAGACCCATGGGATGACAGAACAGAAGTGGAGCAAAGACGCTGGATGAGCAAAGCCGCCAACCAAATGGTCAACAGTCTGCGACCACGGCTTCAGCAGCTGGGTCGGGACATCGCGGCTTGA